A stretch of Dehalococcoidia bacterium DNA encodes these proteins:
- a CDS encoding GIY-YIG nuclease family protein gives MTTKIYALRERHFVRYIGKTINSLESRLNDHLADARKGINTHKANWIRQMLDRGELPSITLIAKVDGDGNKEEIAWIKYFRDHGIELTNNTEGGEGGNPSRESRKKNSVASIKCWEDPMMRKRVRESVKRYWENPEAKKKHSELIKKRYLENPGLKKKHSEDMKKHFTNPEYRERISASMKRVCSNSEFLKKRTLAIFNGKQAKRKLP, from the coding sequence ATGACAACTAAAATATACGCTTTAAGAGAACGTCATTTTGTTCGGTATATTGGAAAGACCATCAATTCTCTCGAATCTCGGTTAAACGATCACCTTGCTGATGCTCGTAAGGGAATCAATACTCATAAAGCTAATTGGATTCGTCAGATGCTTGATCGAGGCGAACTTCCTTCTATCACGCTCATAGCAAAAGTGGATGGTGATGGCAATAAGGAAGAAATTGCTTGGATTAAGTATTTCAGGGATCATGGGATTGAACTTACAAACAATACAGAAGGTGGTGAAGGAGGAAATCCTTCAAGAGAGTCTCGGAAGAAAAACAGCGTAGCTTCAATAAAGTGTTGGGAAGACCCGATGATGAGAAAGAGAGTGCGTGAAAGTGTTAAAAGATATTGGGAAAATCCCGAAGCTAAAAAGAAGCATAGTGAGTTAATAAAAAAGAGGTACTTAGAAAATCCAGGATTGAAAAAGAAACACAGTGAAGATATGAAAAAGCATTTCACAAATCCTGAGTACAGAGAAAGAATAAGTGCTTCTATGAAGAGAGTCTGTTCAAATTCTGAGTTTCTCAAGAAGAGGACGTTAGCTATATTTAATGGAAAACAAGCAAAACGAAAACTACCTTGA